The genomic window CCTCGCGCGGCAGCCCGGAGCCGAAGGTCGACTCCTGTCCGGTCCAGTCGATCCGGTTGAACCAGTCGCCGGAGTTGTAGCTGTTGCGGTCGAGAGACTTGGAGCGCAGCAGCTCGGTGCCGGCGTGCCAGAACGACGGGGTCTGGGCGTAGGTCGTCGTCGCGAGCGACAGCGTGTTCATGCGCACGCGGTCGGCCATCGGCGTATCGGCCGGCAGCTTGAGGACGCCGAGGTCGTACAGCGTCTCGTTGTCGTGCGCGTCGACGTACGTGATGACCTCGTCGGGCTGGTCCGCGTACCCGGCGGGTGAGCCGTTGTAGTCCAGCTCGTCGCCCGCCCTGAGCGTGCCGTCCGACGACGTGAACGAGAAGTCGCGCAGGTTGCCCGCGAGCCCGAGCTTGACGAGGTCGGTCTTGTGGGCGAGATCGGCGAACGGATCACCGGGCGCCGACTGGTCGCTGCCGTTGGGGTCGGTCGCGAGGCCGGTTCCGAAGCCCTGGTAGAACTTCGAGCCGGCGTCGACCGGGCTGCCGCCGTGGACCGCGTCGCGGAGACGGTCGGTGAAGGTGCCGATGCCCGTGCCGCCGAGCTGCCCCTGTGTGGCCTGCTCGAACAGGGCGTTGTTCGCAACCTCGCCGAAGTTCCAGCCCTCGCCGTAGAGGTAGATCGCCTTCCCGTCGACGCCGTCCTTCTTGAGGGTGAGCTCGTCGAGGGCGTCGCGGATCGCCAGCATGTTGTCCTTCGAGTGGTGGCCCATGAGGTCGAAGCGAAAGCCGTCGACCTTGTACTCGCGGGCCCACAGCACGACGGAGTCGACCATCAGCTTCTCGGCCACCTCGTGCTCGGTCGCCACGTTCTGGCAGCAGGTCGAGGTCTCGACGCCGCCGGCGATGTTCAGGCGCTGGTAGTAGCCGGGCACGACCTGGTCGAGCACCGAGGTGTCGGCCTGTCCCGACGACGACGTGTGGTTGAACACCTCGTCGAGCACGACCTGCAGTCCCATGCCGTGCAGCGCGCCGACCATCGAGCGGAACTCCGCGACGCGCGCGCCGCCCTCCGGGTCGACCGCGTACGAGCCCTCGGGAACCGAGAAGTGGTACGGGTCGTAGCCCCAGTTGAAGCCGTCGGCGTCGACGATCGGCTCGATGCACGCCTGCTGCTCGGTGCTGTCGGCCGGCATCGAAGCCAGGTCGCAGTCGGGCACCGCCTGCTGGGTGCGGTCCTCCTGGATCGTGGCGATGTCGAAGGTCGGCAGCAGGTGCACGGTGTTGATGCCGGCGTCCGCGAGCTGTCGCAGCTGCGCCGTCCCCGCGCTGTCACCCGCGAACGCCCGGTACGTGCCGCGCTCGTCCTCGGGCACCGTCTCGTCCGAGATCGAGAAGTCGCGCACGTGCAGCTCGTAGATCGCGCGGTCGACCGGGCGGTCGATGACGGGCGCCTTCGTCTTCTCCCATCCCTTCGGGCGCCAGTCCTTGTCGTCGAGGTCGATCGCGACCGACCGCTCGGAGTTGGTCGTCAGCGCGACGGAGTACGGGTCGGTGACCTGGTTGGTCTCGATCGCTCCCGTGGTGGGTGCGTAGACCACGACCTCCCACAGGTACTCGTCGCCCTTCAGCGCCTTCCCGCCCTTGACGGTCCAGATTCCGGATGCCGCGTCCCACGTCGCCTCGTGGCGCACGGGCTCCTCGTCGGCGGTCCCTGAGCCTGTCGAAGGGTCCCAGGTGAGCAGCGTCGCGCTCTGGGCGGTCGGCGCCCACAGGCGGAACGTCGGCTTGTCCTTCGCGAAGGTGACGCCGAGGTCGGCGTCGGCGACGGCATCCGCGTAGAGGTCGTCGAGCACACCCGGGATCTGCACCCCGGTGAAGGCGCGCACGGTGCCGTCGGCGTCGCGCTGCGACACCAGCAGCTGGCCGCGCAGGAGGGCAGCGGCATCCGTTCCGTCCGGCACGCGCAGGGCGACGTAGCTCGTGAGGGCCGGGAACCGCTCCTGCTGCGCCTCAGTGAGATCACCGTCGACGCGGGTGAGGTCGATCGTGTCGCCGCCGGTCACCTCGCCGTCTTCGAGAGCGAGGGATGCCGCCGCCGACGCGTGCAGCTGCCACGACGCCTCGGCCGGATCGGCGCCGAGATCCGCCGGCCACGCGAGCGTCTCTTCGTCGATCCAGTGCGCGCGCTCCTCGCCGAGGCCCGGAAGGCCGTCGCCGATCTGCAGCACGTGGGTGGCGACCGTGTAGCGGAAGAGCACCGGCACGCCGTCCTCGGCGGTGAACGAATAGTTCGAGCCGCCCGGAGCGCCGCCGACGCCGTAGTTCTCGCTCCAGCTCATGCCATGCGCGACCTTGCCCTCGTACGCACCGGCGGGCAGGTCGAGGGTCAGCTCGTAGACGCCGTCCTTGTCGCCGTCGGCCATGAGGCTCGCGAGGCAGTCCGGTGCCCAGTCGCCCGCGCAGCCGCTCTCGCTCTGGTGCGAGCCCGGAACCGTCACGATGGGGCCTTCGGCGGTCGACTGCACGATGTTCGTGCGCGGGTCGAAGTAGAACGAGATCGGGCCGCCCGCGTGTGTGATGGCGATGTTCGGTCCGCCCGGCACGCCGTTGGCGCCGTAGTTGATCGTCCACGACCCGTCGATCGCGGCCTTGTACTCGTAGTCGCCCGGCTCCAGGTCGAACGCGCCGGCCCAGATGCCGTCGGCGCGCAGCGTGAGCTTCGCGGCCTCGCAGCCCGGAGCCCAGTCGCCGGCGCAGCCCATCTCGGAGTTGAGGCTGCCGGGCACCGTCACCATCGAGATCGGCGACTCCGGCTCCTCCGGCACGTCGAGCGTCACAGCGTTGCCCACAGAGGCGTAGGTCGACGCGGCGGCGTGGGCGCCGGCGGCATCCGTCGTCACGGCGCGGTATTCCACCAGCGTGCCGCCGGGGAGGTCGCCCAGGGTGTGGAAGACGCGGGGGTCGGTGTCTTCTGCCGTGCCGAGCTTGTGCCACTCGTCCGAGCCGACGACCCGCCACGCGAAGCTCGTCTCGGTCCAGGTCGAGTCGTCGACATCGGCCGAGACCGGCGCCGAGCCGGTCACCGCAGCGCCTGCGCCGGGCACCGACACGGTGACGGCGAGCGGCGCGTCGGGCGCGGTCACCGGCCGGTCGGCGCGGTAGACGACGGCTGACAGAGCCGGGACGGTGACGGATGCCGCGGCCGCGGCATCCGTCGAGATCCCGTTGGTCGTGCCGTACACCGGCGCGAACGACGCGCCGTCGGTGAGCGTCGTGAGGCTCACGGTCTTGTCGGAGGCGGTGTTGTTGAGGGCGACCAGGTACTCCACCTTCTCGACGCGGTCCACCCGCGAGAAGGCGTAGACGCCGGCGCCGCTGTCGGCGTAGCGCTCGATCTGCGCACCGGTGACGAGCGCCGGGTGCGCTTCGCGCAGCGCGGCGAGGTCGGCGATCCGCTCGTAGATCGGCGCGGAAGTGTCGTAGCGGTCGACGGAGCCGGCGGTGGCACCCGTGATGAGGTTCTGGTTCTGGTACGCGGCGACCTGCGTCGCGAACATCGTCTGGCGGGCGTCCTTGTCGCCGCCGGTACCGGCGAAGCCCTGCTCGTCGCCGTAGTAGACGACGGGCTGGCCGCGGCCGAGGAACATCAGGTCGTGCGCGAGCAGATCGCGCTCGTAGGCGTTCGGCGTCGACTGCAGCATGTAGCCGACGCGACCCATGTCGTGGTTGCCGAGGAACGTCGGCAGCGCCGTCGCCGATGAGTCGGGCGTCGTGTACCAGTCGTCGCCGGCGTAGAGGCTCTGCAGCCCCTTCGCGCTGTTGCCCGACGCGAAGCTCACGGCCGATGACTGGAAGGTGAAGTCGAGCACGCTCGACATGTCGCTGTCGCGGA from Microbacterium sp. ProA8 includes these protein-coding regions:
- the pulA gene encoding pullulanase-type alpha-1,6-glucosidase is translated as MSKSTSARARILAACLTAAALVVTGGAVAIAPAAAAERTFALVGNLQSELGCPDDWQPACAATELAPTETANIYAAEFQVPAGSYEYKVAVNDAWDEAYGLNGGNDNIPLTVAGPATLRFVFDDTTHRVGVEVKSLRAGYTADDDALVAAPVRQPGSQEQFYFVMTDRFADGDASNNEGGLTGDRLATGYDPTDKGFYTGGDIAGLRQKLDYIEGLGTTAIWLTPSFKNKPVQGEGANASAGYHGYWITDFTQIDPHLGTNAELQALIEEAHAKGIKVYFDIITNHTADVIDYAEGQYSYIDKTTSPYTDAAGTVFDPATHAGTGSFPALDPATSFPYTPKFAPGGEDAKTPAWLNDPTLYHNRGNSTWTGESVTYGDFDGLDDLMTEHPTVVNGFVDVYQDWIDLGIDGFRIDTAKHVNFEFWEQWTTEVLDYARDVKGKDDFFMFGEVYDADPVKLSPYVRDSDMSSVLDFTFQSSAVSFASGNSAKGLQSLYAGDDWYTTPDSSATALPTFLGNHDMGRVGYMLQSTPNAYERDLLAHDLMFLGRGQPVVYYGDEQGFAGTGGDKDARQTMFATQVAAYQNQNLITGATAGSVDRYDTSAPIYERIADLAALREAHPALVTGAQIERYADSGAGVYAFSRVDRVEKVEYLVALNNTASDKTVSLTTLTDGASFAPVYGTTNGISTDAAAAASVTVPALSAVVYRADRPVTAPDAPLAVTVSVPGAGAAVTGSAPVSADVDDSTWTETSFAWRVVGSDEWHKLGTAEDTDPRVFHTLGDLPGGTLVEYRAVTTDAAGAHAAASTYASVGNAVTLDVPEEPESPISMVTVPGSLNSEMGCAGDWAPGCEAAKLTLRADGIWAGAFDLEPGDYEYKAAIDGSWTINYGANGVPGGPNIAITHAGGPISFYFDPRTNIVQSTAEGPIVTVPGSHQSESGCAGDWAPDCLASLMADGDKDGVYELTLDLPAGAYEGKVAHGMSWSENYGVGGAPGGSNYSFTAEDGVPVLFRYTVATHVLQIGDGLPGLGEERAHWIDEETLAWPADLGADPAEASWQLHASAAASLALEDGEVTGGDTIDLTRVDGDLTEAQQERFPALTSYVALRVPDGTDAAALLRGQLLVSQRDADGTVRAFTGVQIPGVLDDLYADAVADADLGVTFAKDKPTFRLWAPTAQSATLLTWDPSTGSGTADEEPVRHEATWDAASGIWTVKGGKALKGDEYLWEVVVYAPTTGAIETNQVTDPYSVALTTNSERSVAIDLDDKDWRPKGWEKTKAPVIDRPVDRAIYELHVRDFSISDETVPEDERGTYRAFAGDSAGTAQLRQLADAGINTVHLLPTFDIATIQEDRTQQAVPDCDLASMPADSTEQQACIEPIVDADGFNWGYDPYHFSVPEGSYAVDPEGGARVAEFRSMVGALHGMGLQVVLDEVFNHTSSSGQADTSVLDQVVPGYYQRLNIAGGVETSTCCQNVATEHEVAEKLMVDSVVLWAREYKVDGFRFDLMGHHSKDNMLAIRDALDELTLKKDGVDGKAIYLYGEGWNFGEVANNALFEQATQGQLGGTGIGTFTDRLRDAVHGGSPVDAGSKFYQGFGTGLATDPNGSDQSAPGDPFADLAHKTDLVKLGLAGNLRDFSFTSSDGTLRAGDELDYNGSPAGYADQPDEVITYVDAHDNETLYDLGVLKLPADTPMADRVRMNTLSLATTTYAQTPSFWHAGTELLRSKSLDRNSYNSGDWFNRIDWTGQESTFGSGLPREADNGDHWDDLRPLLADPANKPGAFDIATAEASALDLLRVRDEVGLLRLGSAELIGQKVSFPNSGTDAAPGVIVMLIDDVVGEDVDPKLKGALVVFNAGTEPTTQTVEALEGRKFSLAPALADGSDPVVKTTTWDAATGTITVPARTAVVLVETQRR